The following proteins are co-located in the Candidatus Avedoeria danica genome:
- a CDS encoding response regulator transcription factor, translating to MSNVPTVLLIDDDANLRRLLAESFEGAGYRVLTAPNGLDGLRELYGGRPDIVVLDVMMPKMDGWETLKRIREMSDVPVIVLTARDDEPERLRGFDLGADDYVTKPFSLAEMNARLRAVLARAARARALAGDALPPVAVGDLVIDFAGRSVLRRGESVPLTPTEYRLLAILAEHAGRTLSHNQLLTAVWGPEYADEPSYVKRYVWYLRQKIEDDPAAPRYVETVRGFGYRLAKEG from the coding sequence ATGAGCAACGTCCCGACCGTTCTCCTGATCGATGACGATGCGAACCTGAGGCGGCTGCTGGCGGAGTCGTTCGAGGGCGCCGGCTACCGCGTCCTGACGGCTCCAAACGGCCTCGACGGGCTGCGCGAGCTGTACGGCGGACGGCCGGACATCGTGGTGCTGGACGTGATGATGCCCAAGATGGACGGCTGGGAGACGCTCAAGCGGATCCGCGAGATGTCGGACGTGCCGGTCATCGTCCTGACGGCGCGGGACGACGAGCCCGAGCGGCTGCGCGGCTTCGACCTGGGCGCCGACGACTACGTGACGAAGCCGTTCAGCCTGGCCGAGATGAACGCCCGACTGCGCGCCGTCCTCGCCCGCGCCGCCCGCGCCCGCGCGCTCGCCGGCGACGCGTTGCCGCCGGTGGCGGTGGGCGACCTCGTCATCGACTTCGCCGGCCGCTCCGTCCTGCGCCGCGGCGAATCCGTGCCGCTGACGCCCACCGAGTACCGCCTGCTCGCCATCCTGGCCGAGCACGCCGGCCGGACGCTGTCCCACAACCAGCTCCTCACCGCAGTCTGGGGTCCGGAGTACGCCGACGAGCCGAGCTACGTGAAGCGCTACGTCTGGTACCTGCGGCAGAAGATCGAGGACGATCCGGCGGCGCCGCGGTACGTGGAGACGGTGCGGGGGTTTGGGTATCGGCTGGCGAAGGAGGGATAA
- a CDS encoding alpha/beta hydrolase, whose amino-acid sequence MSIGDGVRAGDWSFDSLAGEPTPSFDEAIGDDEGVAVSAGAADETDPPWLHIAHANGYPPQCYRSLAEALADSCRVVGLRTRPMTAGIAAAAALANWHPMADDLVAALDVLAAAEQTGPIVGLGHSLGGVLTLYAAVARPDLFASVVLIDPVFLMPSDVEGAADEADEGDDGPSPRAALVRGAVGRRTTWDSVEDAFDHFRTKPVFARFDDAALRAYVHGSTMGTGRQRGAMSGASDASRTLSIPREWEAQIYRTPPTDVWDVLPRLTVPTLAIRGALSDTLSPAAWQRWQALQPAATFVELPGVGHLLPFEAPGAVADAIRAFDDEIRLH is encoded by the coding sequence ATGAGCATTGGCGACGGCGTTCGGGCCGGCGATTGGTCGTTCGATTCGCTCGCAGGCGAGCCGACGCCGTCGTTCGACGAAGCGATCGGCGACGACGAAGGCGTGGCCGTCTCGGCGGGCGCGGCGGACGAGACGGATCCACCGTGGCTGCACATCGCCCACGCCAACGGCTACCCGCCGCAGTGCTATCGCTCGCTGGCCGAGGCCCTGGCAGACAGCTGCCGCGTCGTCGGCCTCCGCACGCGTCCGATGACGGCCGGCATCGCCGCCGCCGCCGCGCTGGCGAACTGGCATCCGATGGCCGACGACCTCGTCGCGGCGCTCGATGTGCTGGCGGCGGCGGAGCAGACGGGTCCGATCGTCGGCCTCGGCCACTCCCTCGGCGGCGTGCTGACGCTGTACGCGGCGGTGGCGCGGCCGGACCTGTTCGCGTCCGTCGTCCTGATCGACCCGGTCTTCCTGATGCCGAGCGACGTCGAGGGTGCGGCCGACGAGGCGGACGAGGGCGACGACGGCCCGAGCCCGCGCGCGGCGTTGGTGCGAGGGGCGGTCGGGCGAAGAACGACGTGGGACAGCGTCGAGGATGCGTTCGATCACTTCCGCACGAAGCCGGTCTTCGCGCGCTTCGACGATGCCGCTCTGCGGGCGTACGTCCACGGGTCGACGATGGGTACTGGGCGTCAGCGCGGCGCCATGAGCGGCGCGTCGGACGCATCGCGCACGCTGTCGATCCCGCGCGAATGGGAAGCCCAGATCTACCGCACCCCACCGACCGACGTCTGGGACGTCCTCCCGCGCCTCACCGTCCCGACGCTGGCGATCCGCGGCGCGCTGAGCGATACACTGTCGCCCGCGGCGTGGCAGCGCTGGCAGGCGCTCCAGCCGGCGGCGACGTTCGTCGAGCTCCCGGGCGTCGGGCACCTGCTGCCGTTCGAGGCGCCGGGGGCGGTGGCGGACGCGATTCGCGCATTCGACGACGAGATACGACTTCACTGA
- a CDS encoding VWA domain-containing protein has product MPTTNRLTTSILALSALLLCADADRPAPAQAQPQPTAFTLAATWRSAAIPLPPGVWRRAHGVDYGADGRVYVVDAAERTVSVIDTADQPQALGDAAGAGLVAPTYIAVDSVRGRIYVSDAGAGGIVVLDPAGVKQALWPVPSAAGVATLPDGTGIAVGSSEDGTVRILNADGTQRAAWPSQATTERGDVLRGIDVDAGSRVHVLDGRNGDVRTFTLTGVRQDSVDLRLPPGVEANDVVFAGYGGATSDQRFLAATSVGIVLLSVGSQWNIIPRGDLFGIAFDAARGIVATQPGRNGEGSYLYRWLPGADRPASPERTWGELAARPGTFEGPMQVGVGADGRLVILDRQWRIQRFAPDGAVVDQKSKPWLMHAPVAVTADDAGMLFVSSGGTLAAYDPATGLVWQAQVGGGAGHAVALAIGPAPRHDVVALDTLNDAVELFDRATGRVVNTRPLPPAAVERALWGDLDMDAAGNAYALDRVNGTVAVLPLGAAGGAARTVALPPRTRRLAVTPDGQALYALDRDGWVHRFDTAGARTGSFDAARFDIAPASLPSDVAVDGAGRIFVTDQAADVVSVWRVDAAATPQSPPDGGAECRAVPGKTADPAAVRLGDAVDVRLTVRGGCGSRAAPTPLDILLVLDRSGSMEGERLRLLKEAAASFIAEVDYTTGRVGVVSFNDTAALDAPLSAQAGPPRDAVRNLQATGNTLISVGLARARQEFQQRGRADARKVIVLFSDGIEDREEGNRTLQEADQLKRTFGVEIFTVAIGGASTLMRSAATDAAHAFVADDARFLYAIFEAIAGRVTTAVLFKTITVTDRLPPDMRLVAGSIVPPATVQGDTLRWTLTDVPIAGLGLRYRVEPLECGEAPTNIAAFAEYTDGYGRAGRLDFPVPRVTVNCGPPTVQPTSTATPSPTSTVTATPSTTPTPTATRRPEPIYLPIGMRERCIPGERHADVALAVDASSSMVGAKIAAARQAARLFVSLLDLPHDQVALVAFDENARLAAPLGSTVDQLNRTLDGLATGSGTRIDRGLEVAQAELFGPRHKAGNTRVVVLLTDGRQPDESRTIELAAELRAQDVVLYAIGLGTDVDLPFLVRITGDPSRARQAPSTTELAAIYRQVAGEVPCPPSAFWGGR; this is encoded by the coding sequence ATGCCAACCACCAATCGCCTCACGACCTCGATCCTGGCACTCTCGGCGCTTCTCCTGTGCGCGGACGCCGATCGCCCCGCCCCCGCCCAAGCCCAACCCCAACCCACCGCCTTCACCCTCGCCGCCACCTGGCGAAGCGCCGCCATCCCCCTCCCCCCCGGCGTCTGGCGCCGCGCACACGGCGTGGACTACGGCGCCGACGGGCGGGTGTACGTCGTCGATGCGGCCGAGCGGACGGTGTCGGTCATCGACACGGCGGATCAGCCGCAGGCCTTGGGCGACGCGGCCGGCGCCGGCCTCGTGGCGCCGACGTACATCGCGGTGGACAGCGTGCGCGGGCGGATCTACGTCAGCGACGCGGGCGCGGGCGGCATCGTCGTCCTCGATCCGGCCGGCGTGAAGCAGGCACTGTGGCCCGTGCCGTCTGCCGCCGGCGTGGCGACGCTGCCCGACGGGACGGGCATCGCCGTCGGGTCGAGCGAGGACGGGACGGTGCGGATCCTGAACGCCGACGGGACGCAGCGCGCTGCCTGGCCGAGCCAGGCGACGACGGAGCGCGGCGACGTGCTGCGCGGAATCGACGTGGATGCGGGATCGCGGGTCCACGTCCTCGACGGGCGGAACGGCGACGTCCGGACGTTCACGCTGACCGGCGTTCGCCAGGACAGCGTCGACCTCCGGCTGCCGCCGGGCGTGGAGGCCAACGACGTCGTGTTCGCCGGCTACGGCGGGGCGACGAGCGACCAGCGGTTCCTGGCCGCCACGTCCGTCGGCATCGTCCTGCTGTCCGTCGGCAGCCAGTGGAACATCATCCCGCGCGGCGACCTGTTCGGCATCGCGTTCGACGCTGCGCGCGGCATCGTGGCCACGCAGCCGGGCCGGAACGGCGAGGGCTCCTATCTCTATCGCTGGCTGCCGGGCGCGGACCGGCCGGCCTCGCCCGAGCGCACGTGGGGCGAGCTCGCAGCCCGCCCGGGCACGTTCGAGGGTCCGATGCAGGTAGGAGTCGGCGCGGACGGACGGCTCGTGATCCTCGACCGGCAGTGGCGCATCCAGCGTTTCGCGCCGGACGGCGCCGTGGTCGATCAGAAGAGCAAACCATGGTTGATGCACGCGCCCGTCGCGGTCACCGCGGACGACGCCGGGATGCTGTTCGTCAGCAGCGGCGGCACGCTGGCCGCCTACGATCCGGCGACGGGCCTCGTGTGGCAGGCGCAGGTCGGCGGCGGCGCCGGGCACGCCGTCGCGCTTGCGATCGGGCCCGCGCCGCGCCACGACGTCGTCGCGCTCGACACGCTGAACGACGCCGTCGAGCTGTTCGATCGGGCGACGGGCCGCGTCGTGAACACGCGCCCGCTGCCGCCGGCGGCGGTCGAGCGCGCGCTGTGGGGTGACCTCGACATGGACGCGGCCGGCAACGCGTACGCGCTCGACCGCGTGAACGGGACCGTCGCCGTACTCCCGCTCGGTGCCGCCGGCGGGGCGGCCCGCACCGTCGCCTTGCCGCCGCGTACGCGCCGCTTGGCGGTGACACCCGACGGCCAGGCGCTGTACGCCCTCGACCGCGACGGCTGGGTCCACCGTTTCGACACGGCCGGCGCGCGCACGGGCTCGTTCGACGCCGCGCGGTTCGACATCGCGCCGGCGTCGCTGCCCTCGGACGTGGCGGTCGACGGGGCGGGGCGGATCTTCGTGACGGATCAAGCGGCCGATGTCGTCTCGGTCTGGCGCGTGGACGCCGCGGCGACGCCGCAGTCGCCGCCCGATGGCGGGGCGGAGTGCCGGGCGGTGCCGGGCAAGACGGCCGATCCGGCCGCGGTGCGGTTGGGCGACGCCGTCGACGTGCGGTTGACGGTGCGCGGGGGGTGCGGCTCGCGCGCCGCGCCAACGCCGCTGGACATCCTGCTCGTGCTCGACCGCTCCGGATCGATGGAGGGCGAGCGATTGCGGCTCCTGAAAGAGGCCGCAGCGTCGTTCATCGCCGAGGTCGACTACACGACCGGTCGGGTCGGGGTCGTGAGCTTCAACGACACGGCCGCACTCGACGCGCCGCTGTCGGCGCAGGCCGGCCCGCCGCGCGACGCCGTGCGGAACCTGCAGGCGACCGGCAACACGCTGATCAGCGTCGGGCTGGCGCGCGCGCGGCAGGAATTCCAGCAGCGCGGCCGCGCGGATGCACGCAAGGTGATCGTCCTGTTCTCCGACGGGATCGAGGACCGGGAGGAAGGGAATCGGACGCTGCAGGAGGCCGATCAGCTCAAGCGCACGTTCGGTGTCGAGATCTTCACGGTGGCGATCGGCGGCGCGAGCACGCTCATGCGCTCCGCCGCCACGGACGCCGCCCACGCCTTCGTCGCGGACGACGCGCGCTTCCTGTACGCCATCTTCGAGGCCATCGCCGGCCGCGTCACGACCGCCGTCCTGTTCAAGACGATCACCGTGACCGACCGCCTCCCGCCCGACATGCGCCTCGTCGCCGGCTCGATCGTGCCGCCGGCGACCGTCCAGGGCGATACGCTGCGCTGGACGTTGACCGACGTCCCGATCGCCGGCCTCGGCCTGCGCTACCGCGTCGAACCGCTGGAGTGCGGCGAGGCCCCGACGAACATCGCGGCGTTCGCCGAGTACACGGACGGCTACGGCCGCGCGGGCCGGCTGGACTTCCCGGTACCGCGCGTCACGGTGAACTGCGGCCCGCCGACCGTCCAGCCGACCTCGACCGCCACCCCGTCGCCCACGTCGACCGTCACCGCGACGCCGTCGACGACGCCGACGCCCACCGCGACGCGCCGGCCCGAGCCGATCTACCTGCCGATCGGCATGCGCGAGCGCTGCATCCCCGGCGAGCGCCATGCCGACGTCGCGCTGGCCGTCGACGCCTCGTCGTCCATGGTCGGCGCCAAGATCGCCGCAGCGCGGCAGGCGGCGCGGCTGTTCGTCAGCCTGCTCGATCTGCCGCACGACCAAGTGGCGCTGGTCGCCTTCGATGAGAACGCCCGCCTTGCGGCACCGCTCGGCAGCACCGTCGATCAGCTGAACCGCACGCTCGATGGCCTGGCCACCGGCAGCGGCACGCGGATCGACCGCGGCCTCGAAGTGGCGCAGGCCGAGCTGTTCGGCCCGCGCCACAAGGCCGGCAACACGCGCGTCGTCGTCCTCCTGACGGACGGCCGCCAGCCGGACGAGTCGCGGACGATCGAGCTGGCGGCCGAACTGCGCGCCCAGGACGTCGTCCTGTACGCGATCGGCCTCGGCACGGACGTCGACCTGCCGTTCCTCGTTCGGATCACCGGCGACCCGTCGCGGGCACGCCAGGCGCCTTCGACCACGGAGTTGGCGGCGATCTATCGACAGGTGGCTGGCGAAGTGCCGTGTCCGCCGTCCGCATTCTGGGGAGGCCGATGA
- a CDS encoding VCBS repeat-containing protein has protein sequence MSRSHDDLQAAPPRPRRRASHAAALAAVALVAIGLVGCTKRKAEPAPLDPATYDRVVGLFYSGLGALDSGVQNDLAAAMFTTMTQLAPAEPAGWANLAVARLRMGDNDAAATALAEADKDVDDSRITFLGGLIASRTGNAEEALTLWRAAIENDPGNLRAQYALIQELARQASPEAEAEIRTHLAAILAADPANLKALLDTARAAARAGDAPALASAVDAIAARTDELVASVSADQRQVAADLPALIAELQAAAKGDPKALASQLAMLDNLSRATEVFRVDLAKLTSSDQVIGEPITAFMVLPVPSATAAEADGTVTFEERVLEDVDAGGAITATGAISATAPSTSTAARLARVRAMAVTAEADAPWAVWTVMPYAPIVLKAADLIELPVDDDILVIDAELLDFDNDRLPDLAVIGLTGLRLWRQAAPGRFEDVTASTGLSDAVTGDAYSSLLPIDVELDGDLDLVLTLSRASDIGPDPLRNVVLQNNGEGTWNAVADGQFDGLIPVAWLDIDQDGVNDIVGTRTSLGSVTAGNLGVFRNLRGGRFERLGAGHDSDLEVGQVAVADMDRDGRIDVVAADSQGLVLLSAPSTSEATWAVARITGTANIPTPSPGWPVIDVFSADLDNNGAIDLLASTSATSQAWLGGATPADWTPVALPAGFRLTDVADIDNDHRIDLLGVNVAGRPVVLMNQGGQKAYHAVTLQARAVEAADQRINSFAVGGAVEARSGRLTQKVPIDGPFIHIGLGDRTTAELVRFTWPNGTIQPEFDVAVDTPIVVEQRLKGSCPWLYAWDGTAMAFVTDVLWKSPLGLRLNAQDTAGVVTTQDWVKVRGISRGQGWHARPARNRRALGDALLGLVRPHRRRPRARCRGLGRRAVRRSARAADRAADRPGAGRRGRRRSPRSRRDGPRRRPRQPLPRHVRPRQVPGAGGRPLGRARDRPGIRRRRPRERRRHRPRLALPHGQLDQRRARAGHGAEAAGSVARDPRRPGRLDRRRAVHRLPGRQGQDDADRPRQARRGAARRGRVRPAAAPQQHGDLLGPPRRRPAASGRRRDRDDRDAPLGRHGPPRLLDDEPVRPRRPRPRRLAPQPARHAGLQPDRLDRPDLARPGRLVHPLRPRRAPALRGRRPLRHRQRRRRGSPGVRRRRAVRRWCGNGARLRLPERRLEQGRRLQHGLLRHRPPAAVARQPEVRRSAGVRRHRGAGRRPRLSRERERLGDVPHALRLAAAGAAGVVGGGSMNASGSKVAGAGGKSRGDLIGRIALGAGFIGLLALTAFLANRSDGGGAGGDGGPAGGDRSAALERHGFHLAEVSGAAGISFTHTAPRFDAQLDHIMPQMAAMGAAVSIVDVDDDGWQDLYVTNSGEGSRNALYRNKGDGTFEDIAAAAGLADVNRDGTGVSAGAVWGDYDNDGDRDVFLYKWGRSELFENVTEGAGVRFQPVGEAAALPAWANINSATWLDYDNDGVLDLFFAGYYAEDVDLWHLQSTKMMPESFEYAENGGRRYLYRNLGGGRFEDVTAAAGIDSRRWSLAVAAADLRGVGRQDIVIANDYGVSEYWLNEGNGHFTNIGKESGIGFRPKSGMNVAFGDVFNDGRQSIYISNISEEGVLLQGNNLWVPEADAPTDSPRFENLASSLGVELGGWSFGAQFADLNNDGHQDLFLTNGFVSLNPSKSYWYDYSKIAGGNTTIISDAANWPPMSDKSLAGAQPKRVWLNDGAGGFVEVAQVVGVTETYDGRAVAVADLWNRGVQDVVVAHQRGPLLVYKNEVAPDRHWIGFALTGAGKVNRDAVGARVRLRWGGQEQVQSVLSASGFCAQNARQLHFGLGSAAQVDEAIIEWPDGTEQTLAAPAVDTVHDVTAGNGP, from the coding sequence ATGTCCCGATCCCACGACGATCTCCAAGCCGCTCCGCCGCGGCCCCGCCGCCGCGCCTCGCATGCCGCCGCCCTGGCCGCCGTGGCGCTCGTCGCCATCGGCCTCGTCGGCTGCACGAAGCGCAAGGCCGAGCCCGCGCCGCTGGACCCCGCCACGTACGACCGTGTCGTCGGCCTGTTCTACAGCGGCCTCGGCGCGCTCGACTCCGGCGTGCAGAACGACCTGGCGGCGGCGATGTTCACGACGATGACGCAGCTGGCGCCGGCCGAGCCGGCCGGGTGGGCGAACCTGGCGGTGGCGCGGCTGCGGATGGGCGACAACGACGCGGCGGCCACGGCGCTGGCCGAGGCGGACAAGGACGTCGACGACAGCCGGATCACGTTCCTCGGCGGGCTGATCGCCAGCCGCACCGGCAACGCGGAAGAGGCGCTGACGCTCTGGCGGGCGGCGATCGAGAACGACCCGGGCAACCTGCGGGCACAGTACGCGCTGATCCAGGAGCTCGCCCGCCAGGCGAGCCCCGAGGCCGAGGCCGAGATCCGCACCCACCTGGCCGCGATCCTGGCCGCCGACCCCGCCAACCTCAAGGCCCTCCTCGACACCGCCCGCGCCGCCGCCCGCGCCGGCGACGCCCCCGCCCTCGCCTCGGCCGTCGATGCGATCGCCGCGCGCACGGACGAACTCGTCGCCAGCGTCAGCGCCGACCAGCGCCAGGTGGCCGCCGACCTGCCGGCGCTCATCGCCGAGCTGCAGGCCGCCGCCAAGGGCGACCCGAAGGCGCTCGCCTCGCAGCTGGCGATGCTCGACAACCTCTCCCGCGCCACCGAGGTCTTCCGCGTCGACCTGGCCAAGCTGACGTCGAGCGATCAGGTGATCGGCGAGCCGATCACGGCGTTCATGGTGCTGCCGGTGCCGAGCGCGACGGCGGCGGAGGCGGATGGGACGGTGACGTTCGAGGAAAGGGTGTTGGAGGATGTGGATGCGGGTGGTGCCATTACCGCGACGGGCGCAATCTCCGCTACCGCGCCCTCGACGTCCACGGCGGCACGCTTGGCGCGTGTTCGGGCCATGGCCGTCACGGCGGAGGCGGATGCACCATGGGCCGTGTGGACGGTCATGCCGTACGCTCCGATCGTGCTCAAAGCCGCCGATCTGATCGAACTGCCCGTGGACGACGACATTCTCGTCATTGATGCCGAGCTGTTGGACTTTGACAACGATCGCCTGCCAGACCTGGCCGTAATCGGCCTGACCGGACTCCGGCTCTGGCGACAGGCAGCGCCGGGGCGGTTCGAGGACGTCACGGCGTCCACCGGATTGAGCGATGCGGTTACCGGAGATGCATATTCGTCGCTGCTTCCGATCGATGTCGAGTTGGACGGAGATCTAGATCTCGTGCTGACGCTGTCCCGTGCGTCGGACATTGGTCCTGACCCGCTTCGCAACGTGGTCCTTCAGAACAACGGCGAAGGGACCTGGAACGCCGTTGCCGACGGGCAGTTCGACGGGCTGATCCCCGTCGCTTGGTTAGACATCGACCAGGATGGCGTGAACGACATCGTGGGAACGAGGACGTCGCTCGGCAGTGTGACAGCCGGCAACCTCGGGGTGTTCCGCAATCTTCGGGGCGGTCGTTTCGAGCGCCTCGGCGCCGGGCACGACAGTGATCTCGAAGTGGGGCAGGTGGCTGTGGCGGACATGGATCGGGACGGACGCATCGACGTCGTTGCGGCGGATAGCCAGGGGTTGGTGCTGCTCTCGGCGCCATCGACGAGCGAAGCCACCTGGGCTGTGGCGAGGATCACCGGTACAGCGAACATTCCGACGCCAAGTCCGGGTTGGCCCGTAATCGACGTGTTCAGTGCCGATCTCGACAACAACGGCGCCATCGACCTTCTGGCATCGACGAGTGCGACGAGCCAGGCTTGGCTTGGCGGCGCAACGCCGGCCGATTGGACTCCGGTTGCGCTCCCTGCGGGCTTCCGACTTACGGACGTCGCCGACATCGACAACGACCACCGCATCGACCTCCTCGGCGTGAACGTCGCCGGCCGGCCCGTCGTCCTGATGAACCAGGGCGGTCAGAAGGCCTACCACGCCGTGACGCTCCAGGCGCGCGCCGTGGAGGCCGCCGACCAGCGGATCAACAGCTTCGCCGTTGGCGGGGCGGTCGAGGCGCGGAGCGGGCGGTTGACGCAGAAGGTGCCGATCGACGGGCCGTTCATCCACATCGGCCTTGGGGATCGGACGACGGCGGAGCTTGTGCGGTTCACGTGGCCGAACGGGACGATCCAGCCGGAGTTCGACGTTGCGGTGGACACGCCGATCGTCGTCGAGCAGCGGCTGAAGGGGTCGTGCCCTTGGCTGTATGCCTGGGACGGGACGGCGATGGCGTTCGTCACGGACGTCCTCTGGAAGTCGCCGCTGGGCCTCCGGCTGAACGCGCAGGACACGGCCGGCGTCGTGACGACGCAGGACTGGGTGAAAGTGCGCGGGATCAGCCGCGGCCAAGGATGGCATGCTCGACCTGCGCGTAACCGGCGAGCTCTGGGAGACGCACTACTGGGACTGGTTCGGCCTCATCGCCGTCGACCACGCGCCCGATGTCGAGGTCTGGGTCGACGAGCGGTTCGTCGTTCCGCCCGCGCCGCTGACCGTGCAGCCGACCGGCCCGGTGCAGGCCGTCGCGGCCGCCGTCGATCACCGCGGTCGCGACGTGACGGACCTCGTCGCCGACCGCGACAACCTCTACCTCGACACGTTCGCCCTCGGCAGGTACCAGGGGCTGGCGGAAGACCACTGGGTCGAGCTCGCGATCGACCCGGCATCCGTCGGCGGCGACCTCGCGAACGCCGTCGTCATCGCCCAAGGCTGGCTCTACCCCACGGACAGCTCGATCAACGTCGCGCTCGGGCAGGGCACGGGGCCGAAGCCGCAGGCTCTGTCGCTCGAGACCCTCGACGGCCAGGGCGGCTGGACCGTCGTCGAGCCGTTCATCGGCTTCCCGGCCGGCAAGGGCAAGACGATGCTGATCGACCTCGGCAAGCTCGCCGAGGCGCCGCGCGACGCGGACGGGTTCGTCCGGCTGCGGCTCCGCAACAGCATGGAGATCTACTGGGACCGCCTCGGCGTCGCCCGGCGGCTTCCGGCCGACGTCGCGACCGTGACGACCGCGACGCTCCGCTCGGCCGTCATGGGCCACCACGGCTTCTCGATGACGAACCAGTACGCCCGCGGCGTCCAAGGCCCCGGCGCCTCGCCCCGCAGCCAGCCCGACACGCCGGACTACAACCGGATCGCCTCGACCGTCCCGATCTGGCTCGACCTGGCCGGCTGGTACACCCGCTACGGCCCCGTCGAGCCCCTGCTCTCCGCGGTCGACGACCGCTACGTCATCGTCAACGCCGGCGACGAGGTTCGCCTGGTGTTCGACGACGTCGCGCCGTCCGCCGCTGGTGCGGCAATGGTGCGCGACTACGTCTTCCAGAGCGACGGCTGGAACAAGGACGGCGACTTCAACACGGCCTACTCCGCCACCGTCCACCCGCTGCCGTCGCACGACAACCCGAAGTACGTCGATCAGCAGGTGTACGGCGCCACCGGGGCGCTGGCCGACGACCCCGTCTATCGCGCGAACGCGAACGACTGGGCGACGTACCACACGCGCTACGTCTCGCCGCTGCCGGTGCAGCGGGCGTTGTGGGGGGAGGATCGATGAACGCATCGGGATCCAAGGTCGCCGGTGCCGGGGGCAAGAGCCGGGGGGACTTGATCGGCCGCATCGCGCTCGGCGCCGGCTTCATCGGCCTGCTCGCCCTCACCGCCTTTCTCGCGAACCGCTCCGACGGCGGCGGCGCGGGCGGCGACGGCGGCCCGGCCGGCGGCGACCGGTCGGCGGCGCTGGAGCGCCACGGCTTCCATCTGGCCGAGGTCTCGGGCGCGGCCGGCATCTCGTTCACACACACCGCGCCCAGGTTCGATGCCCAGCTCGACCACATCATGCCGCAGATGGCGGCCATGGGCGCCGCGGTCAGCATCGTCGACGTCGACGACGACGGCTGGCAGGACCTGTACGTCACGAACAGCGGCGAGGGCAGCCGGAACGCGCTCTACCGCAACAAGGGCGACGGCACGTTCGAGGACATCGCGGCGGCGGCGGGCCTGGCCGACGTGAACCGGGACGGCACCGGCGTCTCGGCCGGCGCGGTGTGGGGGGACTACGACAACGACGGCGACCGGGACGTCTTCCTCTACAAGTGGGGGCGCTCCGAGCTGTTCGAGAACGTGACGGAAGGGGCCGGCGTCCGCTTCCAGCCCGTCGGCGAAGCGGCGGCGCTGCCCGCGTGGGCGAACATCAACAGCGCCACGTGGCTGGACTACGACAACGACGGCGTGCTCGACCTGTTCTTCGCCGGCTACTATGCCGAGGATGTCGACCTCTGGCACCTGCAGTCGACGAAGATGATGCCCGAGAGCTTCGAGTACGCCGAGAACGGCGGGCGGCGCTACCTCTACCGCAACCTGGGCGGCGGGCGATTCGAGGACGTCACGGCCGCGGCGGGCATCGACAGCCGCCGCTGGTCGCTGGCCGTCGCCGCGGCCGACCTGCGCGGGGTCGGGCGGCAGGACATCGTCATCGCCAACGACTACGGCGTCAGCGAGTACTGGCTGAACGAGGGCAACGGGCACTTCACGAACATCGGCAAGGAGAGCGGCATCGGCTTCCGGCCCAAGAGCGGGATGAACGTGGCCTTCGGCGACGTCTTCAACGACGGCCGGCAGAGCATCTACATCTCGAACATCTCCGAGGAAGGCGTGCTGCTGCAGGGCAACAACCTCTGGGTGCCCGAGGCCGACGCGCCCACCGACTCCCCCAGGTTCGAGAACCTGGCCAGCTCGCTCGGCGTCGAGCTCGGCGGCTGGAGCTTCGGGGCGCAGTTCGCCGACCTGAACAACGACGGCCACCAGGACCTGTTCCTGACGAACGGCTTCGTCAGCCTGAACCCGAGCAAGAGCTACTGGTACGACTACTCCAAGATCGCCGGCGGCAACACGACGATCATCTCCGACGCCGCCAACTGGCCGCCGATGTCCGACAAGAGCCTCGCCGGCGCCCAGCCCAAGCGCGTCTGGCTGAACGACGGCGCGGGCGGGTTCGTGGAGGTGGCGCAGGTCGTCGGCGTGACGGAGACGTACGACGGGCGGGCCGTCGCCGTCGCCGATCTCTGGAACCGCGGCGTTCAAGATGTCGTCGTGGCGCACCAGCGCGGGCCGCTGCTCGTCTACAAGAACGAGGTCGCACCCGATCGGCACTGGATCGGCTTTGCGCTGACCGGGGCGGGCAAGGTGAACCGCGACGCCGTCGGCGCCCGGGTGCGGCTGCGCTGGGGCGGACAGGAGCAGGTGCAGAGCGTGCTGAGCGCGTCCGGGTTCTGCGCCCAGAACGCCCGCCAGCTACACTTCGGCCTCGGCAGCGCGGCCCAGGTCGACGAGGCGATCATCGAGTGGCCGGACGGGACGGAGCAGACTCTCGCCGCGCCGGCCGTGGACACGGTGCACGACGTGACGGCCGGAAACGGGCCATGA